In Syntrophobacterales bacterium, a genomic segment contains:
- a CDS encoding [FeFe] hydrogenase, group A, with amino-acid sequence MINLTIDGQKVEVEQGATILQAARKAKIHIPTLCYLDEVQAIGACRVCLVEVEGNRALQASCVFPASEGLVVHTTTARVRKARKFAVEMLLSNHPMDCLTCDRNLNCELQKIASELGIREVRFTGQMSKGGIDEGSPSLRRNQNKCILCRRCVTVCQNVQTVTALFAQGRGFESKVAPAFDASINDVACANCGQCSLVCPVGAITEKSSIEGVWEALADPTKFVVVQEAPAVRAALGEEFGYPAGTLVTGKMLSAVRRLGFDRIFDTNFTADLTIIEEGNELIKRIKESGTLPIITSCSPGWIKFIEHFYPSLLPHLSTCKSPQQMLGALAKTYFAEKEGLNPKDMVVVSVMPCTAKKFECERPEMTDSGYKDVDFVLTTRELARMIREAGIDFNNLPDGEYDAPMGEYTGAGTIFGATGGVMEAALRTAYEVLTGKTLADLDFHGVRGLKGIKEATVPIEGVGDVKVAVAHGLGNARKLMERLKKGEANYHFIEVMACPGGCVGGGGQPIPVNSEIRTARAEALYAEDRGMPKRKSHENPSVTRVYEEYLKNPLGEKSHHLLHTKYKAREVH; translated from the coding sequence ATGATAAACTTAACTATAGACGGCCAGAAGGTAGAGGTCGAACAGGGCGCCACGATTCTTCAGGCCGCCCGGAAAGCCAAAATACATATCCCCACACTCTGCTATCTTGATGAAGTACAGGCCATAGGCGCATGTCGCGTATGCCTTGTGGAGGTGGAGGGAAATCGTGCCCTGCAGGCATCCTGTGTCTTTCCCGCATCGGAAGGACTCGTTGTGCACACCACTACAGCGCGGGTAAGGAAGGCGAGAAAGTTCGCCGTTGAGATGCTTCTTTCCAATCATCCCATGGACTGTCTGACGTGTGACCGTAACCTCAATTGCGAACTTCAAAAGATAGCTTCAGAACTTGGCATCCGTGAGGTAAGGTTCACGGGCCAGATGAGCAAGGGCGGCATCGATGAAGGTTCCCCCTCTCTCAGGAGGAACCAGAATAAATGCATACTCTGCCGCCGGTGTGTGACCGTGTGCCAGAATGTCCAGACTGTAACGGCGTTGTTCGCTCAAGGCAGAGGTTTTGAATCAAAAGTCGCGCCTGCCTTTGACGCGAGCATCAATGACGTGGCCTGCGCGAATTGCGGCCAGTGTTCTCTTGTATGCCCGGTGGGCGCCATTACGGAAAAGTCGAGTATAGAGGGAGTATGGGAAGCCTTGGCTGACCCTACGAAATTCGTGGTCGTCCAGGAAGCCCCAGCAGTACGGGCGGCCTTGGGCGAGGAGTTCGGATATCCTGCAGGGACGCTTGTGACAGGAAAGATGCTGTCCGCTGTTCGCAGGTTAGGCTTCGACCGCATATTCGACACGAATTTCACTGCCGACCTGACCATCATTGAAGAAGGCAATGAGCTGATCAAGCGGATCAAGGAAAGCGGGACCCTCCCGATAATTACGAGTTGCAGCCCAGGGTGGATCAAATTTATCGAACATTTTTATCCCAGCCTGCTGCCTCACCTGTCTACCTGTAAATCCCCACAGCAGATGCTGGGCGCCTTAGCCAAAACGTATTTTGCCGAAAAAGAAGGACTCAATCCAAAGGATATGGTGGTCGTCTCCGTCATGCCATGCACGGCGAAGAAATTCGAATGTGAGCGGCCCGAAATGACCGACAGCGGGTATAAGGATGTAGACTTTGTGCTCACCACGAGGGAACTGGCCCGTATGATCAGGGAGGCTGGTATAGATTTCAACAATCTTCCCGATGGGGAGTATGACGCGCCAATGGGTGAATACACAGGCGCAGGCACGATCTTTGGGGCCACAGGCGGCGTTATGGAGGCAGCCCTGCGAACGGCTTACGAAGTGCTCACCGGAAAAACACTAGCAGACCTTGATTTCCACGGCGTAAGAGGCCTTAAAGGAATCAAAGAGGCGACGGTGCCTATTGAAGGAGTGGGTGATGTAAAAGTAGCCGTGGCCCACGGACTTGGCAATGCGCGGAAACTCATGGAAAGATTGAAGAAAGGTGAAGCGAACTACCATTTTATAGAGGTCATGGCCTGTCCAGGCGGATGCGTCGGCGGCGGCGGCCAGCCAATACCTGTGAACAGTGAAATCAGAACAGCAAGGGCCGAGGCCCTTTATGCAGAGGACAGGGGGATGCCAAAAAGAAAATCTCACGAGAATCCTTCTGTAACAAGGGTTTATGAAGAATATCTTAAAAATCCTCTAGGTGAAAAATCACATCATCTGCTGCACACAAAATACAAAGCAAGGGAAGTGCACTAA